Proteins encoded by one window of Puntigrus tetrazona isolate hp1 chromosome 17, ASM1883169v1, whole genome shotgun sequence:
- the LOC122361529 gene encoding NACHT, LRR and PYD domains-containing protein 3-like isoform X1, translating into MEDKPSDDDFSPRCSSIHQKRSEPVPSSVSMKSDVSMGHLINFKSDNTTHSQKSILPHRSNVTKNVCKNYDQSMIQPQDFNESMYLGIRYEVLNMFKFSLMKKFECLYEGTATHGNPTLLNRIYTGLYMTEIESGEITNEHEVREIETQSRRAAIADTAIKCNDIFRSLPRQDKAIRTALTKGVAGIGKTVSVQKFILDWAEGKENQDIQLIFPLPFREINLLKDKTLSLSDLLCVFFPEMKEMKMPINECKVLFIFDGLDECRLSLEYQSDVRLYDVNESASVDMLLTNLIVGNLLPSALIWITSRPAAADLVPSECVHRVTELRGFNEPQKQEYFKKRISDQGLADRIISHLKSTRSLYIMCHIPVFCWISATVLEKILSQAESGEIPKTITEMYSHFLIFQTNIKHEKDYEKNMTSEDMILKLGKVAFQQLVKGNVIFYEEDLRECGIDVTEASVYSGLCTQIFREEMGLYQANVFCFVHLSIQEHLAALYVHLSCTNNSINVFDQIHQQRPLSEVFNWFENDSLSNLHQRAVDEAVQSKNGHLDLFLRFLLGLSLESHQILLQRIITLKRSSSESNKKTAEYIKKKLRTIDSSEKSINLFHCLNELGDCSLMEEIQHYLKSGRIKETKLFSSQWSAVVFVLLTSEDKLDTFDFNTFIGENSKTERLEVFLKMLPVIKESRSVQLWDCDLTNEDCAALASALRSNPSHLRQLDLSWNKTLNSVNMLFTVLGDIHCKLEILRLRYCGVTDEGFAALASALRSNPSHLRDLDLSLNKIGYSIKLLSGVLEDPHCKLEKLWLWDCGVTDEGCAALASALRSNPSHLRDLDLSENKIGNSVKLLAAVLEDPHCKLKKLRLRHCGLTDEGCAALASALKSNPSHLRELDLSVNKIGNSVNQLSVVLEDPHCKLEILRLSYCGLTGEGCAPLVSALRSNPSHLRQLHLSKNKIGNSVNMLSAVLEDPHCKLEELWLYSCGVTDESCAALASALKSNPSHLRDLNLSGNKLGKSVELLKDDLHYI; encoded by the exons ATGGAAGACAAACCTAGTGATGATGACTTTTCTCCAAGATGCAG ttcaattcatcagaagagatcagaacCAGTGCCCAGCAGCGTGTCTATGAAGAGTGACGTGTCTATGGGTCATCTAATAAATTTTAAGAGTGACAACACAACGCATAGTCAAAA GTCAATCCTGCCACACAgatcaaatgtaacaaaaaatgtcTGCAAGAACTACGACCAGTCTATGATTCAACCACAGGATTTTAATGAAAGCATGTATCTTGGTATCAG atatgAAGTCCTCAACATGTTTAAATTCAGTTTGATGAAGAAATTTGAGTGTCTGTATGAGGGAACAGCTACACATGGAAACCCAACACTACTGAATAGGATTTACACAGGGCTCTACATGACAGAGATTGAGAGTGGAGAGATTACTAATGAGCATGAGGTGAGAGAGATTGAGACACAGTCCAGGAGAGCAGCAATAGCGGATACAGCCATTAAATGCAATGACATCTTTAGATCTTTACCTAGACAAGATAAAGCCATCAGAACTGCGCTGACAAAGGGtgtcgctggcattggaaaaacagtaTCTGTGCAaaagttcatcctggactgggctGAAGGGAAAGAGAATCAGGACATCCAGCTTatatttccacttcctttcagagAAATCAATTTGTTGAAGGACAAAACACTCAGTCTTTCTGATCTTCTATGTGTCTTTTTCcctgaaatgaaagaaatgaaaatgccAATTAATGAGTgtaaagtattgttcattttcgATGGTCTGGATGAGTGTCGTCTGTCTTTGGAATACCAGAGTGATGTGAGGTTGTATGATGTAAATGAATCAGCCTCAGTTGACATGCTGCTGACGAACCTCATTGTGGGTAATCTTCTTccttctgctctcatctggatcacctccagaccagcagcagctgatctcGTCCCCTCTGAGTGCGTCCATCGAGTGACAGAGTTACGAGGCTTCAATGAGCCACAGAAGCAGGAATACTTCAAGAAGAGAATCAGTGATCAGGGTCTGGCCGACAGGATCATCTCACACCTGAAGTCAACGAGGAGCctctacatcatgtgccacatcccagtgttttgctggatctcagccactGTTCTTGAGAAGATCTTGAGTCAAGCAGAAAGTGGAGAGATTCCCAAGACTATCACTGAAATGTACTCACACTTCCTTATTTTTCAGaccaacatcaaacatgagaaGGACTATGAGAAGAACATGACCAGTGAAGACATGATCCTCAAACTGGGGAAAGTCGCTTTCCAGCAGCTTGTGAAAGGCAATGTGATCTTCTATGAGGAAGACCTGAGAGAGTGTGGCATTGATGTGACAGAAGCATCAGTGTACTCAGGATtgtgcactcagatcttcagagaggagATGGGCTTATATCAGGCAAACGTCTTCTGCTTTGTTCATCTGAGCATTCAGGAACATCTAGCAGCTCTATATGTGCATCTCTCCTGTACAAATAACAGCATAAATGTGTTTGACCAAATACATCAACAAAGACCACTATCTGAAGTGTTTAATTGGTTTGAGAATGATTCATTATCTAACCTGCATCAGAGAGCTGTGGATGAAGCTGTACAGAGTAAAAATGGACATCTGGATCTTTTCCTGCGGTTCCTTCTGGGGTTGTCATTGGAGTCTCATCAGATTCTCCTACAACGAATAATAACACTGAAAAGAAGCAGTTCTGAAAGCAATAAGAAAACAGCTGAGTACATCAAGAAGAAACTAAGAACTATTGACTCTTCAGAGAAATCCATTAATCTTTTccactgtctgaatgaactgggTGACTGTTCACTAATGGAGGAAATACAACATTATCTGAAATCTGGAAGAATAAAGGAAACTAAACTGTTTTCATCCCAGTGgtcagctgttgtttttgtgttgttgacaTCAGAAGATAAGCTGgatacatttgattttaatacatttattggagaaaacagtaaaactgaaaGACTGGAAGTTTTTCTAAAGATGCTGCCTGTGATTAAAGAATCCAGATCAGTTCA GTTGTGGGATTGTGATCTCACAAATGAAGACTGTGctgctctggcttcagctctgagatcaaacccctcacacctaaGACAACTGGATCTGTCTTGgaataaaacactaaattcaGTGAATATGCTCTTTACTGTACTGGGGGATATTCACTGTAAACTGGAGATACTGAG GTTGAGATATTGTGGAGTTACAGATGAGGGTTTTGctgctctggcttcagctctgagatcaaacccctcacacctgagagatcTGGATCTGTCACTGAATAAAATAGGATATTCAATAAAGCTGCTTTCTGGTGTACTGGAGGATCCTCACTGTAAACTGGAGAAACTATG GTTGTGGGATTGTGGTgtcacagatgaaggttgtgctgctctggcttcagctctgagatcaaacccatcACATCTGAGAGATCTGGATCTTTCTGAGAATAAAATAGGAAATTCAGTGAAGCTGCTCGCTGCTGTACTGGAGGATCCTCACTGTAAACTGAAGAAACTAAG GTTGAGACATTGTGGTCtcacagatgaaggttgtgCTGCCTTGgcttcagctttgaaatcaaacccctcacacctgagagaactcgATCTGTCAGTGAATAAAATAGGAAATTCTGTGAATCAGCTCTCTGTTGTACTGGAGGATCCTCACTGTAAACTTGAGATTCTGAG GTTGAGTTACTGTGGTCTTACAGGTGAAGGTTGTGCTCCTCTGGtctcagctctgagatcaaacccctcacacctgaggcAACTGCATTTGTCCAAGAATAAAATAGGAAATTCAGTCAATATGCTCTCAGCTGTACTGGAGGATCCTCACTGTAAACTGGAGGAACTGTG GTTATATTCTTGTGGTGTCACAGATGAAAGTTGTGctgctctggcttcagctctgaaatcaaacccctcacacctaaGAGATCTTAATCTGTCTGGGAATAAACTAGGAAAATCAGTGGAGTTACTGAAAGATGATCTACATTATATCTGA
- the LOC122361529 gene encoding NACHT, LRR and PYD domains-containing protein 3-like isoform X2, producing MIQPQDFNESMYLGIRYEVLNMFKFSLMKKFECLYEGTATHGNPTLLNRIYTGLYMTEIESGEITNEHEVREIETQSRRAAIADTAIKCNDIFRSLPRQDKAIRTALTKGVAGIGKTVSVQKFILDWAEGKENQDIQLIFPLPFREINLLKDKTLSLSDLLCVFFPEMKEMKMPINECKVLFIFDGLDECRLSLEYQSDVRLYDVNESASVDMLLTNLIVGNLLPSALIWITSRPAAADLVPSECVHRVTELRGFNEPQKQEYFKKRISDQGLADRIISHLKSTRSLYIMCHIPVFCWISATVLEKILSQAESGEIPKTITEMYSHFLIFQTNIKHEKDYEKNMTSEDMILKLGKVAFQQLVKGNVIFYEEDLRECGIDVTEASVYSGLCTQIFREEMGLYQANVFCFVHLSIQEHLAALYVHLSCTNNSINVFDQIHQQRPLSEVFNWFENDSLSNLHQRAVDEAVQSKNGHLDLFLRFLLGLSLESHQILLQRIITLKRSSSESNKKTAEYIKKKLRTIDSSEKSINLFHCLNELGDCSLMEEIQHYLKSGRIKETKLFSSQWSAVVFVLLTSEDKLDTFDFNTFIGENSKTERLEVFLKMLPVIKESRSVQLWDCDLTNEDCAALASALRSNPSHLRQLDLSWNKTLNSVNMLFTVLGDIHCKLEILRLRYCGVTDEGFAALASALRSNPSHLRDLDLSLNKIGYSIKLLSGVLEDPHCKLEKLWLWDCGVTDEGCAALASALRSNPSHLRDLDLSENKIGNSVKLLAAVLEDPHCKLKKLRLRHCGLTDEGCAALASALKSNPSHLRELDLSVNKIGNSVNQLSVVLEDPHCKLEILRLSYCGLTGEGCAPLVSALRSNPSHLRQLHLSKNKIGNSVNMLSAVLEDPHCKLEELWLYSCGVTDESCAALASALKSNPSHLRDLNLSGNKLGKSVELLKDDLHYI from the exons ATGATTCAACCACAGGATTTTAATGAAAGCATGTATCTTGGTATCAG atatgAAGTCCTCAACATGTTTAAATTCAGTTTGATGAAGAAATTTGAGTGTCTGTATGAGGGAACAGCTACACATGGAAACCCAACACTACTGAATAGGATTTACACAGGGCTCTACATGACAGAGATTGAGAGTGGAGAGATTACTAATGAGCATGAGGTGAGAGAGATTGAGACACAGTCCAGGAGAGCAGCAATAGCGGATACAGCCATTAAATGCAATGACATCTTTAGATCTTTACCTAGACAAGATAAAGCCATCAGAACTGCGCTGACAAAGGGtgtcgctggcattggaaaaacagtaTCTGTGCAaaagttcatcctggactgggctGAAGGGAAAGAGAATCAGGACATCCAGCTTatatttccacttcctttcagagAAATCAATTTGTTGAAGGACAAAACACTCAGTCTTTCTGATCTTCTATGTGTCTTTTTCcctgaaatgaaagaaatgaaaatgccAATTAATGAGTgtaaagtattgttcattttcgATGGTCTGGATGAGTGTCGTCTGTCTTTGGAATACCAGAGTGATGTGAGGTTGTATGATGTAAATGAATCAGCCTCAGTTGACATGCTGCTGACGAACCTCATTGTGGGTAATCTTCTTccttctgctctcatctggatcacctccagaccagcagcagctgatctcGTCCCCTCTGAGTGCGTCCATCGAGTGACAGAGTTACGAGGCTTCAATGAGCCACAGAAGCAGGAATACTTCAAGAAGAGAATCAGTGATCAGGGTCTGGCCGACAGGATCATCTCACACCTGAAGTCAACGAGGAGCctctacatcatgtgccacatcccagtgttttgctggatctcagccactGTTCTTGAGAAGATCTTGAGTCAAGCAGAAAGTGGAGAGATTCCCAAGACTATCACTGAAATGTACTCACACTTCCTTATTTTTCAGaccaacatcaaacatgagaaGGACTATGAGAAGAACATGACCAGTGAAGACATGATCCTCAAACTGGGGAAAGTCGCTTTCCAGCAGCTTGTGAAAGGCAATGTGATCTTCTATGAGGAAGACCTGAGAGAGTGTGGCATTGATGTGACAGAAGCATCAGTGTACTCAGGATtgtgcactcagatcttcagagaggagATGGGCTTATATCAGGCAAACGTCTTCTGCTTTGTTCATCTGAGCATTCAGGAACATCTAGCAGCTCTATATGTGCATCTCTCCTGTACAAATAACAGCATAAATGTGTTTGACCAAATACATCAACAAAGACCACTATCTGAAGTGTTTAATTGGTTTGAGAATGATTCATTATCTAACCTGCATCAGAGAGCTGTGGATGAAGCTGTACAGAGTAAAAATGGACATCTGGATCTTTTCCTGCGGTTCCTTCTGGGGTTGTCATTGGAGTCTCATCAGATTCTCCTACAACGAATAATAACACTGAAAAGAAGCAGTTCTGAAAGCAATAAGAAAACAGCTGAGTACATCAAGAAGAAACTAAGAACTATTGACTCTTCAGAGAAATCCATTAATCTTTTccactgtctgaatgaactgggTGACTGTTCACTAATGGAGGAAATACAACATTATCTGAAATCTGGAAGAATAAAGGAAACTAAACTGTTTTCATCCCAGTGgtcagctgttgtttttgtgttgttgacaTCAGAAGATAAGCTGgatacatttgattttaatacatttattggagaaaacagtaaaactgaaaGACTGGAAGTTTTTCTAAAGATGCTGCCTGTGATTAAAGAATCCAGATCAGTTCA GTTGTGGGATTGTGATCTCACAAATGAAGACTGTGctgctctggcttcagctctgagatcaaacccctcacacctaaGACAACTGGATCTGTCTTGgaataaaacactaaattcaGTGAATATGCTCTTTACTGTACTGGGGGATATTCACTGTAAACTGGAGATACTGAG GTTGAGATATTGTGGAGTTACAGATGAGGGTTTTGctgctctggcttcagctctgagatcaaacccctcacacctgagagatcTGGATCTGTCACTGAATAAAATAGGATATTCAATAAAGCTGCTTTCTGGTGTACTGGAGGATCCTCACTGTAAACTGGAGAAACTATG GTTGTGGGATTGTGGTgtcacagatgaaggttgtgctgctctggcttcagctctgagatcaaacccatcACATCTGAGAGATCTGGATCTTTCTGAGAATAAAATAGGAAATTCAGTGAAGCTGCTCGCTGCTGTACTGGAGGATCCTCACTGTAAACTGAAGAAACTAAG GTTGAGACATTGTGGTCtcacagatgaaggttgtgCTGCCTTGgcttcagctttgaaatcaaacccctcacacctgagagaactcgATCTGTCAGTGAATAAAATAGGAAATTCTGTGAATCAGCTCTCTGTTGTACTGGAGGATCCTCACTGTAAACTTGAGATTCTGAG GTTGAGTTACTGTGGTCTTACAGGTGAAGGTTGTGCTCCTCTGGtctcagctctgagatcaaacccctcacacctgaggcAACTGCATTTGTCCAAGAATAAAATAGGAAATTCAGTCAATATGCTCTCAGCTGTACTGGAGGATCCTCACTGTAAACTGGAGGAACTGTG GTTATATTCTTGTGGTGTCACAGATGAAAGTTGTGctgctctggcttcagctctgaaatcaaacccctcacacctaaGAGATCTTAATCTGTCTGGGAATAAACTAGGAAAATCAGTGGAGTTACTGAAAGATGATCTACATTATATCTGA